Genomic window (Desulforapulum autotrophicum HRM2):
AAGGGTATCTGGGATTTGCCGTCCCTTGGAAAGGGAATCTGGGATCGGGAAAAATAAAGGGCAAAGCCCTTCTGGTTAAGGGTGACCTTTACCGCAGATGGGTCGGTCAAGTCCCGGGGATCGGTTATTTCAATGGCCAGGGTCGACATGCCAAGGGTTTTGTCAGTGTCAAAAGGGGCAGTCAGCTGGTCCAGGCATTCAGGTGAAAAAATGGGCTGGTCTCCCTGGATGTTGATGATCACCTCGTCGGGTTCCAGGGGCAATTGCCTGCAGGCGTTCCACACCCGGTCCGTGCCGGATCTGAGGTCCCCCTGGGTCATAATGGCCTCTCCACCAAAGGCAGTGACCGTGTCAAAAATCTGTTCGTTGTCGGTTGCCACCATTACCCGGTCAATGGAGCCGGCCTGTATGGCCTGTTCATATACCCGCTGGATCATGGGCTTTCCAGCCACCAGGGCCAGTGGTTTTCCATTAAATCGTTTGGAGGCATATCGTGAAGGTATTATTGCAATCGTCATGGAAGGTTGCCTTATTCTTTATTTTTTTCCAGATTGAAGGGTGTTTAAAATGGTGTTCACCGCCATTTGGGTTCCGCCCTGGTATCGGCGGATATAGTTTATTCCTTTGCTTGTTATCTTTTGTCGCCGGGGAGGGGTATTCAGGTGACGGCAGAGGTGACTGACAACCTCCCTGCTGTTTCTGGCACGGTTCACCACCCCTGTTGAGAACAGTTCCTGTCCCACCCAGTTAAAATTGTCAAGGTAAGGTCCGGTAACTGCAGCAGCACCGCAGATGACAGGTTCCAGGAAATTTTGACCGCCCAGGGGTTTGAGGCTTCCTCCCACAAAGGCTGCTGTGGCATGGAAACAGGCTGCCTTAAGTTCTCCAAAGGTGTCCCACAGGATTGTTGTGCCGGGCAATACAGGTTTGGTTATGGCGGATCTAAGCTTCCAGGACAGTCCAAGGGCGGTGAGGGTCTTCTGCCAGAAATCAATGCGGTGCATGTGTCTGGGAAAGATTGCCACCACCTGGTTGGGGTGCTGAAAAAGAATTTGTCCAAGGATATCTGCTGTTTCTTCCTCCTCTTCCCTGCGGATGGATGCCAGAAGGGTCACTGGTGTCCCCTTGGGAAAGGGGTTTTGGGGTAGGAGGCAGTTCCCTGGGTTGGTTTCCATTTCCTGGGGCATCACTGTGTCAAATTTAATGTTTGGCATGGTATCAATTGTGGTCTGTGGAAAGATTTTTCTGAACCGCCGGGCATCTTCAGGCGAGATGGCAAGAATGATGTGGGGTGCCAGGGTCCGGCACAACCAGGGGGCTTTTTGATACCGGGCCAGGCTTTTTTCAGAAAGCCTTGCATTGATCATGATAATGGGGATCTGTCGTTTGTTCAGGCTAGCAAGAAGACCCGGCCACAACTCAGTTTCCAGGAGCACCATGACGCCGGGACAAATTCTTGATACCGCAGCATCCATCAAGTCCGGTGAATCAAAGGGAAAAAATGAAAAAACCACTGAAATATGGGGGCTGATCTCCATTGGTGAGAGCGTTTTTTTCAGGATGTCCATGCCCTGGGGAGTGGTTGTGGTCACGAGCACGGTCAGTTCATGGTCGGGCATCATGGTACGGATCAGGGCACTTGCCAGATAAGCCTCACCAGCCGATGCCGCCTGGATCCAGATGTCTGACCGAGTCAGGTGATGGACATTGGTGCGCTGGTCAAACCCCCTGCGGAGCCGCCGGGTTTTTTTCAGCCACGGCAGTGCCAGTCTCCAGGCAAAACCATAAAGGCCAAGGATCCTATTTAATCTGTTTTGATCTGATTCCCACTGATTATTCATCCCTCCTTTTTCTCATATTCTTTTAATATTGACAATAGTTCATATTCTATTCAATAATATCCGCCTATGAAATCTATTAGAAAAGATGCAGCACCTTCCCATGAAGGGGTTTTGGTGTCACTCGTTGTCGGCTATTGGAAACCCCTTGCCCTTGCCATGGGGTGCATGGTGATTGTGGCTGCGGCTACCTCAATCTCGGCCTACCTGGTTAAGCCCATGCTGGATGATATTTTTGTGAACCGCGACCGGTCCCGCTTATTGTTGCTTCCCGGTGCAGCTGTCCTGATCTTTTTTTCTAAGGGTGCAGCCACCTATGGGCAGCAGTACTGGATGAACCATGTGGGACAGCAGATCATCAAAACCCTTCGAAACATGCTTTATAACCGTATCATGGATCTTCCCCTGGCCTTTTTTCACAATGAAAAAACAGGCACCCTCATGTCCAGGATCACCAATGATGTCAACATTGTCAAAGGCATGGTTTCAACGGCAGTGGCAGGACTTTTGCGTGATCTTTTCACGGTGATCGGCCTTGTGGGGGTGATTTTTTACATGGACTGGAAACTTGCCGTGGGGGCCTTTCTTGTTCTGCCTGCGGCATTTTATCCGATTATACTTTTTGGGCGCAGGGTGCGGCGGTTCAGCACCGGACGCCAGGAGGCCATGGCAGATCTCAATGTGTTTCTCCATGAAACCTTTGCAGGCAGCAAGATTGTCAAAACCTTTGTCAGGGAAGATTATGAGAAAGAGCGCTTCCATGGTAAATCGGAAGAACTGTTTCGCCTGGAGATGAGGTCGGTGGTTGCCAAATCCCTTTCCTCTCCTGTCATGGAGTTTCTTGGCGGGGTGGGTATCGCCTTTATCATCTGGTTTGGCGGGTCCAGGGTTATTTCCGGGGCATCCTCCACCGGAACTTTTTTTTCCTTTCTGACGGCGGTGATGTTGCTCTATGCCCCTGCAAAAAAACTTGCGACATTGAATAACACCATCCAGGAGGGCATGGCCGCTGTTACCCGGATTTTTGAAATCATTGATCGTGAATCTGAAATAAAAGATGTGCAGGATCCCCTTTTACTGGAAGGGACAGAGGTGGGTGTGGCTTTTGAAAATGTGTCGTTTGCCTACCAGACCGATGGGGACCCCGTGTTGAGTCACATTGACTTGAAGGTGAATCCCGGGGAAGTCCTTGCCCTGGTGGGCATGAGTGGGGGAGGTAAAACTTCCCTTGTAAACCTCATTCCCAGGTTTTACGATGTAACCGCCGGAACCCTTCGTCTGAATGGAATGGATGTGAAAAATATTGGCATCAAGTCCCTCAGGGAAAAAATTTCCATTGTGACCCAGGAGCCGGTACTTTTTAACGACACCGTCGCCAGCAATATCCGGTATGGCAATCTTGAGGCTTCAGACGAGGACGTTGTCCTGGCCGCCCAAAAAGCCTTTGCCCATGATTTCATCATGGGGTTTCCAGAAGGGTATGACACGGTCATCGGAGAGCTTGGCAGCAGGCTGTCCGGTGGAGAAAAACAGCGATTATGCATTGCCAGGGCTTTGATCAAGGATGCCCCCATCCTCATCCTTGATGAGGCTACCTCTGCCCTTGATTCCGAAGCGGAACAGGTGGTGCAGCAGGCCCTGGCCAACCTCATCAAAGGACGAACCACCTTTGTCATTGCCCATCGGCTTTCAACCGTGGACCATGCCCACCGCATTGTGGTTGTAGAAAACGGGCAGATTATAGAGCAGGGCACCCATGAAGAACTCATGGCCCAGGGTGGTAAATATTATTCCCTTCGCACCATGCAGCAGATTGATAACCCTTAGGTTCTTTTATATGAAACTCTTGTCGGACCGGTAGACGGGAACGGGTGTTACCCTCCGCTCATTCTCGCAGCCCGTCCATGGGCTGCTCCGAGGGAAATGGCAGCTCATTCGGCGTCCATGCCGACCGCTGCCATTTAATCCGCTCCGGGCAACACCCGTTCCCGTCCGCCTCTGCTGTCGAGTTTCTTCATTCGTTGTATCCGCCAGGGCATGCCGATTTATAAGAAACTACCGTCGAAACGTCATTGTTAAGGTCTCGACTTTCGAGCCCTCTTTGGTTTCCCTGATCGGAACATTGTAAACCAAAGGGGATAGGATTTTTGCCCTTCCAGGCGTTAAGAAGCGCAGGCTGTTTGAGGACTTTAGCCCGCAGTTCCTGCGCTTTAGTCTGGAAGGGCAGAAATCCCCCCGACGTTTACCGTTCCGGTCGGGGAAACCAAAGGGGCGGAATGGTACTATCGCCGGCCCTGTGTCATCGTGTTTCATGATTCGTTGTGTCCGATAGGACATGTGGGTTTTATATGTAACACTCGCCAAAGCATTGTCAATGAAGGTGTTTCAAAATTCGTTGAGGCCGAAGCCATACCTCGCTCCGGCCGTGCCGGTTATATAAACCTTTCCCGGTCGCA
Coding sequences:
- a CDS encoding ABC transporter ATP-binding protein; this translates as MKSIRKDAAPSHEGVLVSLVVGYWKPLALAMGCMVIVAAATSISAYLVKPMLDDIFVNRDRSRLLLLPGAAVLIFFSKGAATYGQQYWMNHVGQQIIKTLRNMLYNRIMDLPLAFFHNEKTGTLMSRITNDVNIVKGMVSTAVAGLLRDLFTVIGLVGVIFYMDWKLAVGAFLVLPAAFYPIILFGRRVRRFSTGRQEAMADLNVFLHETFAGSKIVKTFVREDYEKERFHGKSEELFRLEMRSVVAKSLSSPVMEFLGGVGIAFIIWFGGSRVISGASSTGTFFSFLTAVMLLYAPAKKLATLNNTIQEGMAAVTRIFEIIDRESEIKDVQDPLLLEGTEVGVAFENVSFAYQTDGDPVLSHIDLKVNPGEVLALVGMSGGGKTSLVNLIPRFYDVTAGTLRLNGMDVKNIGIKSLREKISIVTQEPVLFNDTVASNIRYGNLEASDEDVVLAAQKAFAHDFIMGFPEGYDTVIGELGSRLSGGEKQRLCIARALIKDAPILILDEATSALDSEAEQVVQQALANLIKGRTTFVIAHRLSTVDHAHRIVVVENGQIIEQGTHEELMAQGGKYYSLRTMQQIDNP
- a CDS encoding 3-deoxy-D-manno-octulosonic acid transferase; this translates as MNNQWESDQNRLNRILGLYGFAWRLALPWLKKTRRLRRGFDQRTNVHHLTRSDIWIQAASAGEAYLASALIRTMMPDHELTVLVTTTTPQGMDILKKTLSPMEISPHISVVFSFFPFDSPDLMDAAVSRICPGVMVLLETELWPGLLASLNKRQIPIIMINARLSEKSLARYQKAPWLCRTLAPHIILAISPEDARRFRKIFPQTTIDTMPNIKFDTVMPQEMETNPGNCLLPQNPFPKGTPVTLLASIRREEEEETADILGQILFQHPNQVVAIFPRHMHRIDFWQKTLTALGLSWKLRSAITKPVLPGTTILWDTFGELKAACFHATAAFVGGSLKPLGGQNFLEPVICGAAAVTGPYLDNFNWVGQELFSTGVVNRARNSREVVSHLCRHLNTPPRRQKITSKGINYIRRYQGGTQMAVNTILNTLQSGKK
- the kdsB gene encoding 3-deoxy-manno-octulosonate cytidylyltransferase, which produces MTIAIIPSRYASKRFNGKPLALVAGKPMIQRVYEQAIQAGSIDRVMVATDNEQIFDTVTAFGGEAIMTQGDLRSGTDRVWNACRQLPLEPDEVIINIQGDQPIFSPECLDQLTAPFDTDKTLGMSTLAIEITDPRDLTDPSAVKVTLNQKGFALYFSRSQIPFPRDGKSQIPFYRHLGFYAYRKSFLEMFTKLGKSPLEETEKLEQLRVLEYGYDIKVVITTYDSPSVDTPDDIDRIEAKFFTP